The window GTTCAGCCTACTTTTTGCCTAGAAAATTTTCAGTGCCAGAAAAGCTTGGCCACTCCTGAGTGCTTTCTCAGGCTTCCCAGGTTTCAGGATGCCCGGGAGGATGCCAGGTTCCCCCAGCAACTCTGCCCTTGCAGAGCTCCTGGTCTGGGGCAGATGGAAAGCTGTCAATGTAATGCTAGCAAGTTATGCAAGTAACAGAGTACCTATTAATCACTTATATTTTAGTACATTCAAAAATCACATTAATACAACTTCTGCCTTCTTGAGGCAGAATATTAGTTTGGGAATTTCACATCACTCTTGTTCAAGCCACCAAACTGTGCTAATGTCATCACTGCTCTAAATACAGAGAGGTCTGGTTTTAAAACATATTCTCTACGTTTTGAGTAGTAGCACTACAGGAAAAACATTACAGTTAGTTGCTAGATGCATTCAGGACTAAATGACATAAGgataatttgtttcttcttgtctGGTACACCCCTATATGTGCAATCCTGAGAAAATTCCTGTCACaacatttaaaaccattcccaaaACCCCAGAGAGTGCAGGGAGAACTGTCTTACCATTTTCAGCATGTACTGTGCCATTGCATGGAGATGTCGTGGTGAAGATCCACTGACGATTATGAAATAATCACAGTATTTGACTTCTGGAGGTAGCTGGATGACACAGATGTCTTTAGCATTTTCCTGCCTCAGAAGAGCTACAACAAAGTCAATGTTGAACTTGGGAAGAACAGTATCTggaacagacagaaaaaataatagtgtcaacttctttttttaattgcaaaaatcAACCACTTCAGAAGATACCAAATGGCAACAAAGTGGTTTACAGCCTAAGCCATGTTTGGTTTGGTAGTGACAATGCAGCACGAAcctcagatttttaaaaatcatttttaaacCCACTAAAGTTGAGAACTAAGCACCTTTCTGGTGCCTAACACTACCGCTAGATACAGCAGTTAGCAAACATCAGGGTTTCTTTTAGGTAACTTACCTCTTGTTGTTAGTACTTAAGACTCAATGCTATCATGAGCTCATTCtcaattaataaaatgaaacccAACTACTTCAACAGACATTAttaaaacaacaggaaaaaaaagtcaaaacatttcaaaacaatgCTTGTCAACATGCTCGTGATAACACGTGATGATGAAATTACTCTAAAATCATAAGTAGATTAAATCAGTATATTGAAAATGGAGCTGATTTGATGCTATGTGAAGGTACTTTTTATCTTCACCTGAATAAAgccacttctttttctttctccctggtCTCTTCTTCCACAGAGGATCATGATATTGTAGACAAAGCTTTAGTCCTTCAACAGTTTAAGCAAGCCAGCTTAGAAACTAGTAAATTAGTGCAACTACCTTCTGTTCACACCATGAAATCCGTTTACTTCTAATTTGTCCTAATTAGGTAGATGCGACTTCTGTGCATACTGAAGGCATAATTTGAATCTGTCAGCAATGCATGCCTCCCACTATAAAGTGAACGTTAGTGCAGCCCAAGCACCAGCACAAAGCCAAGCCTTATATTTAccaatataaagaaaaagccaaGCAAAAGAACAATAGCTACACATAATTACACACATGAATGGGGACATGAAACTGGATCAGATCTCTGTAAATGATGGCCTTTGAGCTTAGGGACTCTTTCAACTTTTGCTGTGGTCACACATGCAGAAAATTAGCAGTGGCCACAGCTCCTCCAGATGTAGTGGTTacaaaagttaaatatttgccTGGTAGCCACATGTGAATTCTCTACTGCCTACTTAGGGAATGAATGGTCTAAACAACCTCAGGCATACTCTGTCACACGGAACGCCATGGTCAGATCTGGGCCagagatgtgcagagcagctacAACAAACCAGCTCTGTGCATGCGATGCTTATACCCATAACCAGCCATTCTGCTACTACAACTGTTCTCTGTACTGGGTAATTTCTTTGCTAGGGGACTATGAATCCCACCTCCACCTTGGTACCACTCCCCTCACAGAGGTTCCTGTATGTATCCACATACAGGCTCGGTCTATGCTAACTGCCAACTCCCTGCTTTACAGCGAGCCTCGGGAGGCAATGCTGGCTCAGCACAAACGTGACCCCGAATCCTGTGGTGTCAGCTGAGGTGACATCGATTCCATCGTACCAGGCACTCCCAGGATCCCCCCACAGCTGCAGAATGAGATTCCGTGTGTCCCAGTTACTTTATTCCCGAGGCGTTACGTTTTGCATAAGGCACTATTTCACAGAGCTGGAAAGCACAGGGCAGAGCCGAGGGCCTTCGGGTCGGCGGCCCCATTGACACGGCGCTTCACAGCCATGCTTGGGCCTGACAAGCCAGGGCCTTACCTCCAACGGAGACCGCAACACCACGTTAACCAGTGTTTAACACCCGCAGGGTTACAGGGTATGAGGCCCCCTGAGCAGCGCCCTACTATAAGGGGCGGGCCAACTCGATACCCGCGCTGCCTCGCCCGCAGTGGGGAGCTGGCCTGCGGCAGCCCCTGGAACACCTCCAGAACGGTGAAACCAAACAATCACGAGAGAACCAGAGCCATAAACCCAGCGGGGTGTTAAATGCACCGTGTCCGGTGTCGCGCACCGCTGCTCTACCCCGCCAGCTCGCCCCTCCACCGCCCCGGCTAGGCCGCCCTACCTGCCACCTGAGGCCGCTCCGCCAGcgccccagctcctcctccgCCGCTTGCCGCGGCCCTCGCCGGCGCACACCCCCCGCGAGGAGCGCCTGCCAGCTGGCGGGGCGGCTGCGGGCGGAGGGCACCCCCCGCCGCGGCGGAGACAGGCCGCAGCACCCGGCGGCCCGCCGCCACCGCCCGCCACATGCCCGCACCGCCCTCCGGGGCTGGGACCCGCCCCTTCCCCGCATGCCGCCCAGCGATTGGACAGCTGCGCTGACGCCCCTCTCGTCTCATTGGCCCATCCTGCCGTCGGTCGGATAGCGCAGCTAGGCGCGCGCGCAGTGAATGTATTGAGGTGTGGGTTGTTGCCCGTTCCGTCCCTGCCCGTCCTGTCCCTGCCCGTTCTGTCCCTGCGGGCTCGCTGCAGGCCGGGAGCGGTGGGACTGAGGCGGCGGGGTTGAGTGCGTGTCTCCGGGGAGCCCCACGGGAAGAGGAGCGCCCTCTGGGGCCGTTCATGTCTTGTCCCCGCACAGTGGGGGCTCGGGTGTGGAGATGGAGACATCGGGGCGGGCGGTGGCTCGTCC of the Melopsittacus undulatus isolate bMelUnd1 chromosome 1, bMelUnd1.mat.Z, whole genome shotgun sequence genome contains:
- the MALSU1 gene encoding mitochondrial assembly of ribosomal large subunit protein 1; its protein translation is MWRAVAAGRRVLRPVSAAAGGALRPQPPRQLAGAPRGGCAPARAAASGGGGAGALAERPQVADTVLPKFNIDFVVALLRQENAKDICVIQLPPEVKYCDYFIIVSGSSPRHLHAMAQYMLKMYKYCKEESNPHTRIEGKETDDWLCIDFGSIVVHFMLPETREVYELEKLWTLGSYDDQLAQMTPQSLPEDFIFRLTPNNSDHLEKELHTAVEWKEK